One Glycine max cultivar Williams 82 chromosome 6, Glycine_max_v4.0, whole genome shotgun sequence DNA segment encodes these proteins:
- the LOC100789033 gene encoding uncharacterized protein, with translation MGVAVLYPQDSLPHKPSTHYQTIIPHFPSMNPKSHRTSRNRKKRPVPGPARPTTSSKSQVNNKPPQQLVMGQVKILKRGELLSQTTPDPQPQTESVEKKTETVVKKGLTSTVEGLYAGYSMLVMSPPPSSVPLPAFITKKFAALSEATSDLREMLRLDFP, from the coding sequence ATGGGCGTTGCCGTTCTTTACCCTCAAGATTCTCTCCCACACAAACCATCTACTCATTACCAGACCATAATCCCTCACTTTCCCAGCATGAACCCCAAGTCTCATCGGACTTCCCGAAACCGTAAGAAGCGGCCCGTTCCCGGCCCAGCTCGGCCCACAACATCCTCGAAATCCCAAGTCAACAACAAGCCGCCGCAGCAGCTTGTCATGGGTCAGGTCAAAATACTCAAACGCGGCGAACTGCTGTCCCAAACGACGCCGGATCCACAGCCGCAGACGGAATCCGTCGAGAAGAAGACGGAAACCGTTGTAAAAAAGGGCTTAACTTCAACTGTAGAGGGTTTGTATGCAGGCTATTCGATGTTGGTGATGTCTCCACCTCCTAGCTCCGTTCCGTTACCGGCTTTCATCACTAAGAAGTTCGCGGCCCTGAGTGAGGCCACAAGTGACTTACGGGAAATGCTGCGACTTGATTTTCCCTAA